The Erythrobacter sp. JK5 genome includes a region encoding these proteins:
- a CDS encoding XrtA/PEP-CTERM system-associated ATPase has product MYDQFYGFSGRPFQLTPDPQFYFESASHKKAMSYLGYGLHQGEGFIVITGEVGAGKSTLVAHLMERIDPDQLTVAQVVTTALDGEELIHVVAQAFGLSVEGRDKAGALGTIERFLQEEARAGRRCLLVVDECQNLDFTALEELRMLSNFQLGSHPLLQSLLLGQPEFRRTLAHHPDLDQLRQRIIASHHLEALDADEVEDYIRHRLAHVGWDGRPDLAEGLLPALYSQTDGIPRRVNQVMNRLLLLGAIEEQETLSVDMLDAVIEEMAADQMRGARETQSPLGIEPQAAVPANVAALDSVPASEVAELLAERDARTAQLEAAISELQAAGASVASDSGEGATSPELSEALVRIEQRLEEQEQSFRHVLTMLIEWLEDDPSREAA; this is encoded by the coding sequence ATGTACGATCAATTCTACGGCTTCAGCGGACGTCCTTTCCAGCTTACGCCGGACCCGCAGTTCTACTTCGAGAGCGCCAGCCACAAGAAGGCGATGTCGTATCTCGGCTATGGTCTTCACCAGGGCGAAGGCTTCATCGTCATCACCGGTGAAGTCGGTGCGGGCAAATCGACGCTGGTCGCGCACCTGATGGAACGGATCGATCCCGATCAGCTTACCGTCGCGCAGGTCGTGACCACTGCGCTCGATGGCGAGGAACTGATCCACGTGGTCGCGCAGGCATTCGGCCTGTCGGTCGAAGGGCGCGACAAGGCCGGGGCGCTGGGCACGATCGAGCGGTTCCTGCAGGAAGAGGCGCGCGCCGGTCGGCGGTGCCTGCTGGTGGTCGACGAATGCCAGAACCTCGATTTCACCGCGCTCGAAGAACTGCGCATGCTTTCCAACTTCCAGCTCGGTTCGCACCCGCTGCTGCAGAGCCTGCTGCTGGGTCAGCCCGAATTCCGACGGACGCTGGCGCACCATCCCGATCTCGACCAGCTGCGCCAGCGGATCATCGCCTCGCATCATCTCGAAGCGCTCGATGCCGACGAGGTCGAGGATTATATCCGCCACCGGCTCGCGCATGTCGGGTGGGACGGTCGGCCGGACCTGGCCGAGGGCCTGTTGCCGGCGCTGTACTCTCAGACCGACGGCATCCCGCGCCGGGTAAACCAGGTGATGAATCGTCTGCTGCTGCTCGGCGCGATCGAGGAGCAGGAGACGCTTTCGGTCGATATGCTCGATGCGGTGATCGAGGAGATGGCTGCGGACCAGATGCGCGGCGCGCGCGAAACGCAGAGCCCGCTCGGGATCGAGCCGCAGGCAGCGGTGCCGGCAAATGTGGCGGCGCTCGATAGCGTCCCCGCAAGCGAAGTCGCCGAACTGCTGGCCGAACGCGACGCTCGCACGGCGCAGCTCGAAGCGGCGATCAGCGAGCTTCAGGCCGCCGGAGCTTCGGTCGCCAGCGATAGCGGTGAGGGCGCGACGTCGCCTGAACTCAGCGAGGCGCTGGTGCGGATCGAGCAACGTCTCGAAGAGCAGGAGCAGAGCTTCCGCCATGTGCTGACGATGCTGATCGAATGGCTCGAGGACGATCCTTCGCGCGAGGCTGCCTGA